The DNA sequence ACCGACTGGGTCGACAATTACCCGGGCTTTGCGCAGGGCATATCGGGCATGGACCTGGCCACCGGATTGCAAGAGCAAGCCGAACGGTTCGGCGCCGAGATTCGTCTGGGCGAAGTCCTCAAGATCGAGGACCAGGGTGCAAAGAAGAAACTGACGACAACCGACGGAGATATCTTTGCCAAGGCTGTCCTGATTGCCACTGGCAGCGACTACAAGCGTCTGGGTATCCCGGGCGAGGCCGAATACTACGCCCGCGGCGTACACTACTGTGCGACGTGCGACGGAGCCTTTTATCGCGACAAACGGCTGGTGGTGGTTGGCGGAGGTAACTCGGCTGTACAAGAGGCTATGTTTTTGACTCGCTTTGCTACACACATAGACCTGTTGGTTCGTGGCGACAAAATGCGAGCCTCTGAAATTCTGCAACAAGACCTAAAAGACCATACCGACAAGATCACCGTGCACATGAACACTACAACCGATGAAATTATTGGTGGTGCCGACAAAAAAGTGACCAATGTCAAAGGCACCGACAAGCTCACCGGCAAACCGGTCAATTTTGAGACTGACGGTGTGTTTGTATTCGTGGGACTCAAGCCCAATACCGAGTTTTTGCACGACAGTACTGTCCAATTAGACTCGATCGGCATGATAAAAACTGGTCCTGATTTGCAGACCAGCATGCCGGGCGTGTTCGCAGCCGGCGACGTTCGGAGTGGTGCCACTATGCAAATCGCCAGCGCCACCGGCGAAGGAGCTACGGCGGCCCTTATGATGCGCAAATATTTGGAGGACCACGGCAAGTCAACTATCGCTCCACCCACTCCCGCGACCGTAAGTATGTAAGATTTTTACTTTACAAAGTGTAGGTTTTGCGTAAAGCTGTTCAGTAAGAAAAGGGTGGAACCATGGAAGATACGAGTCCGATCACCATGTCTCAGGCCTGTCTGCTGCATTCCCGCGCTGACCGAGCCCTGAGGGTGGTAGTGTCCCGGCAGCTTGAACAGTTCGATGTAACAATGATGGAATGGCTCCTGATGAGCGTGGTCTGTAACGGGCCAAAAGAGGGTATGACTATGAGTGCCGTTGCCTCGGCACTAGACGTAACGCTGCCCCAGGTTACGGCGCTTACAGCCAGTTTGACCAAGTCAAAACTGGTCAAACAAAAAGTCAGTCGACAGGACCGACGAAGCCGGCGCCTGATATGTGCGCCGTCTGGCAAACGCCTTGTAGAGGAAACAGAAAGTGCCATAAACAAGGCCATGAAAGACTGGACGGCTGATATTCCGCCAGAGCAGCTAAAGATATACCTGGCTACCGTAGAGCTACTTGCTATGCGCAAGGTGGCTGATGCTGCAGACTAGGCTTAGCTGCTACAATGGATTGAGTTAAAGGGAGGTATTAGTATGAAAAAATCAACACTCGCCATTATTGTCGCGGTTATTGCCATTGTGGCAGTTGCCGGCGTGGTAGTAGCCAACAACATGTCTAACGAAAAGAACAAATCTAGCTCTGAAGCTTCGAGCGCCAACACCAACTCGTCAGAAGCCGACGAAATGGCCAACATGGATACTAGCCAGACACCAACGCCAAACGCTGGCTCATCGGACACCGCTCAAGCCAGCGCAGTCACCATCCAAGAGTTTTCGTTCAACCCAGCCAAGATCACCGTCAAAAAAGGCACTAAGGTAACCTGGACTAACAAAGATTCCACCAAGCACGACGTAACGCCTGACACCGAAGGGGCCTTTACAAAGAGTGAACTGCTTGGCCAAAACGAAAGCTACAGCGTCACTTTTGACACCGTTGGTAGCTTTAGCTACCACTGCTCACCGCACCCCTACATGAAAGGCATCGTAGAGGTCACGGAATAGGCCAATGTTTGCAATCTGGCTTCGTCCCTGTGAAGCCCTAAGTAGCAAATAAAATATTTCCGGATTTACTCCGGAAATATTTACCTGCATGAGGGGAGAGCAGCCGGAGAAAGATGAAGTTGCGGGCCCGCTGAAAGTGGGAAATCATCCCCTCTCAAATAGCGTCATAATTTGGGAAGTAGTCGGTTATGAGGCGCTTTTTGTCGACACCTTTGGCTTTTAGGTCATCAAACAATTTTTCTATCATGGGCTCGGGGCCGGACAGATAGACCATGGCAGTATCTGCTACACCTGGAACCTCTAGCACGGCATCGGCCGTCAACATGCCAGATTTGCCCTTCCAGTCCTTGGGTGGGTTGTTCAGAATAATCTGGAAGGTAATAGGAGCTTTCTCGAACAAGTCCCTAAAGGCCACATCCTCTAGCTTGTTTGCGGCGTACAGCAAGTGTATGTCGCGCTTTTCGCCGGTGTCCACCAGCCACTTGATCATGCTGTGCATGGGCGTCACGCCAATTCCGCCGGCCACAAACACAAGTGGTCGGTCAGTTTGCTTAGGCAGCACAAAATCACCCATGGGTTCTGCCAGCTGTACCTCGGTGCCCATTGGCAGAGAAAACAACGTCTTCTTGAAACTACTGGCTTTATCACCCGCCCATTTGGTGGTGATGCTCATCATAGCGTCAGTAGGTGAGGACGAAACTGTGAACCAGCGCTTGTCGCCACGGTCATCCGGCTTGTCATGCTTCAGTCTGATCTCTGTAAACTGGCCGGCCGTGTAGCGTGCCGGTTTTTCTGGCTTGAACCAAAAAGTTTTAATATTTTTAGCTTCGTCATGCGTGTGGTCGAGTATAGTTTTCATAGCCTCATTATATACCTGCAGGCTTATGCTATAGTTTTTACATATGGAGCCAAATACATCTGCTGACCGGATAGATTTTAGTCAATTATTCGCAACCACCAGGGCGCGCGTTTACTTTGTGTGGCTAGTGATTGTAGTGGTAGGCTTTGTGGCCACGCATTTTCACCAAGAAAAGAACATCAACGCCTTGTGGTTTTTCCTGTCTGTGTTTGGGCTTGGCTATATGTACAAAACAATGCCCATGCGTGTCAAACAAATGCGCAATATTTTCCTGGCGTGGTTGATACCTATAACTGTCGGCATGGTGGTGTCAGCTGCCGTTTTTTATGTCAATTCTCCAGCAGCTGGTGATATCCTGGCCAACCTTGGCGCATTCTGGATGATAGTGATGGCCGTCGGATTTGCAGCCAACGGTATGGTTGATCCACCTGGACGCCTGTACTGGATGGCGGTAGTCGCCAACCTGGCCGGCGGCATAGCCTGTTTTATGTTCGATTCTTTGGTACCGATGCAGTACGTGATCGCCGCGATTGTGAGCGGTTGGTCGATGCTCTCTTTATGGCTCTTTCGCGCTTCTTGATATCGGACAGAAATCCCAGCCTGTCCGGATTGTTGGTAGTAATGCTGATATGTGGATACAGAAACTTGAGAAAGCGGGCAATCCATACATGATTGACCGTATAGACAATGACCTTTAGGTTATGACGACGAGCCAAGTAGTAGGTGAGTGGATTCAGGGTCCAGAAGTTAATATCTATCCCGGTAAATCTACGTTCGTACGCCCCATGAACCACATCTAGCGGGCTGGTGTGCTCCAAGGCGTAGGTGTCAACGTGAGGACACAAGGCGCTGAAGCTCTCTAGCTCATCGTGATTGAACGAGATAACGCTAATAGAACGAGACTGGTGGGTATGCAGGATGCGCGCCAATGGCTGTGCCCAGCCGCTGTCTTTGGCATCTATGATAAGTGGAGTAGTGCCAACAGCTTTCAGGGCCTCTTGCAATGTCGCAATACGTTTGCCGTTATGCAGCTTTAGCCCGCGCAGTTCCTCCAGGAGTGTCTCGTGCACAACGGTGCTGTTGGGACTGACACGGCCGATATGTTTGTCATGGGACAACACCAGATGGTGGTCTTGGGTTAGCCGGACATCTACCTCGACTGCGTCTACCCCGGCCTTAATAGCAGAGCGAATGCTCTCCAGAGTGTTCTCGAGCGCCATACCTGCGGCGCCCCTATGGCCGATTATCTTCATAGCTGTATTACCTCTAGTGTACAATACCTCCAGTACATAAAGGAGATTCCATGCCTGATTTTAATGTTGTTTTAGACGCCGGTAACGTAAATGGCGGCATTATTAATACCATTATTGAAATTCCTAAGTGGTCTACCCTCAAGATAGAGTGGAACCGCAAACTGGCCTTGTTTGAGCTAGACCGCGTAGAACCCAGTATTTTTGCCAAACCTACCAACTATGGTTTTATCCCTC is a window from the Verrucomicrobiia bacterium genome containing:
- a CDS encoding cupredoxin family copper-binding protein, with the protein product MKKSTLAIIVAVIAIVAVAGVVVANNMSNEKNKSSSEASSANTNSSEADEMANMDTSQTPTPNAGSSDTAQASAVTIQEFSFNPAKITVKKGTKVTWTNKDSTKHDVTPDTEGAFTKSELLGQNESYSVTFDTVGSFSYHCSPHPYMKGIVEVTE
- a CDS encoding FAD-dependent oxidoreductase, producing the protein MKTILDHTHDEAKNIKTFWFKPEKPARYTAGQFTEIRLKHDKPDDRGDKRWFTVSSSPTDAMMSITTKWAGDKASSFKKTLFSLPMGTEVQLAEPMGDFVLPKQTDRPLVFVAGGIGVTPMHSMIKWLVDTGEKRDIHLLYAANKLEDVAFRDLFEKAPITFQIILNNPPKDWKGKSGMLTADAVLEVPGVADTAMVYLSGPEPMIEKLFDDLKAKGVDKKRLITDYFPNYDAI
- a CDS encoding MarR family transcriptional regulator; this translates as MEDTSPITMSQACLLHSRADRALRVVVSRQLEQFDVTMMEWLLMSVVCNGPKEGMTMSAVASALDVTLPQVTALTASLTKSKLVKQKVSRQDRRSRRLICAPSGKRLVEETESAINKAMKDWTADIPPEQLKIYLATVELLAMRKVADAAD
- a CDS encoding glycerophosphodiester phosphodiesterase; this encodes MKIIGHRGAAGMALENTLESIRSAIKAGVDAVEVDVRLTQDHHLVLSHDKHIGRVSPNSTVVHETLLEELRGLKLHNGKRIATLQEALKAVGTTPLIIDAKDSGWAQPLARILHTHQSRSISVISFNHDELESFSALCPHVDTYALEHTSPLDVVHGAYERRFTGIDINFWTLNPLTYYLARRHNLKVIVYTVNHVWIARFLKFLYPHISITTNNPDRLGFLSDIKKRERAIKRASTNRSQSRRSRTASVPKNRT
- a CDS encoding FAD-dependent oxidoreductase: MADTTDHDVVMIGAGPAALAAAIYTTREDIDTILFEKGAIGGLAAITDWVDNYPGFAQGISGMDLATGLQEQAERFGAEIRLGEVLKIEDQGAKKKLTTTDGDIFAKAVLIATGSDYKRLGIPGEAEYYARGVHYCATCDGAFYRDKRLVVVGGGNSAVQEAMFLTRFATHIDLLVRGDKMRASEILQQDLKDHTDKITVHMNTTTDEIIGGADKKVTNVKGTDKLTGKPVNFETDGVFVFVGLKPNTEFLHDSTVQLDSIGMIKTGPDLQTSMPGVFAAGDVRSGATMQIASATGEGATAALMMRKYLEDHGKSTIAPPTPATVSM